A part of Myxococcus landrumus genomic DNA contains:
- a CDS encoding type VI secretion system Vgr family protein produces the protein MPRRPHTLLELQAEGFAPGELVAVRMSGEEAISEPYDFRVEFFPRSLEPLDVKALLGTEATLLLHGPDGGDRFVHGVVEEARDLGDRHGRPEYRVRLVPRLRLLRNTRRSRIFQHLSVPDIVKKVLSAADVKLRLALSASYAPREFCVQYRESDLDFVRRLLESEGICFFFEHAESSHVMVLGDGAGAHAPISGDARVVFRGKEEHVAEAEHVSTVTRTQRLRPGTVSLRDFDFERPALDLTSKTRNDPESLGWEVYDYPGDYVKPSEGQLLSRVRLEALRFGTKTLEGDGTCHRLVSGSTFELAEHPEGDLNGEVLVVRVRHEGRRQEVVGDVDALEESYRNHFIALPAGAPYRPRLATPVPHILGIQTATVVGPSSEETQPDTHGRIKVQFHWDRDGKSDDKSSCWVRVGQAWAGAAWGANFIPRVGQEAVVRFLEGNPDKPLVVGAVYNGQNPPPLGLPGEKTKSTVRTDSSPGGGGFNEVRIEDSAGSEEVFLHAQKDEDLDTLNDKSQRVGGMESLLVEKDRSRDIVGKQSLSVKGDDASTVEGSQSLRVAMNRETRTLGDHSEEVDRNQSITVMAVHALNVKMAAATSVGAAAALGVGGGYGINVGGASNIAVLGARAETVGGMRSESVGGARSEMVEGAKTSRVLGDVTEEVKGGLSQVAEKGRQDDVGKNHLSEVKGPMATGAKKLQLKSDEMAVVVNSELALLINKSGTVKLFAKSLTVDGKNIKLKGKKIKKESSGSGKRKPFKEVLDESVAETMREYGPEGGPLSPADAKAFTEGKYTMKVLKKDVTVHRLFGGESAAQGRWVTAGTRPTGLEGKIRMALRPEWGNTATESASMTLKAGTVLYEGGVAGQGLGYSGGATQILIKTPPQAAGEFLKAVFM, from the coding sequence ATGCCTCGACGTCCGCACACACTGCTGGAACTCCAGGCCGAGGGGTTTGCCCCAGGGGAGCTCGTGGCCGTTCGGATGTCGGGCGAAGAGGCCATCTCCGAGCCCTATGACTTTCGTGTGGAGTTCTTCCCCAGGTCGCTGGAGCCGTTGGATGTGAAAGCACTGCTGGGCACGGAAGCCACCCTGCTCCTGCATGGGCCCGACGGGGGAGACCGCTTCGTCCACGGCGTGGTGGAAGAAGCCCGAGACCTGGGAGACCGCCACGGCCGGCCGGAGTACCGGGTGCGGCTGGTCCCTCGGCTGCGCCTGCTCCGGAACACCCGGCGCAGCCGCATCTTCCAGCACCTCTCCGTCCCGGACATCGTGAAGAAGGTGCTGTCCGCGGCGGACGTGAAGCTGCGCCTGGCGCTGTCCGCCTCCTACGCGCCTCGTGAGTTCTGCGTCCAGTACCGGGAGTCGGACCTGGACTTCGTCCGCCGCCTGCTCGAGTCCGAGGGCATCTGCTTCTTCTTCGAGCATGCGGAGTCGTCACACGTGATGGTGCTCGGAGATGGAGCAGGCGCGCATGCGCCCATCTCCGGTGACGCGCGAGTGGTGTTCCGCGGAAAGGAAGAACACGTCGCGGAGGCGGAGCACGTGTCCACCGTGACGCGCACCCAGCGGCTGCGTCCGGGCACGGTGTCCTTGCGAGACTTCGACTTCGAGCGGCCCGCGCTGGACCTGACCTCGAAGACGCGCAACGACCCGGAGTCCCTGGGCTGGGAGGTGTATGACTATCCCGGCGACTACGTGAAGCCCTCCGAAGGGCAGCTCCTCAGCCGGGTGAGGCTGGAAGCGCTGCGCTTCGGGACGAAGACCTTGGAGGGCGATGGGACGTGTCATCGCCTGGTGTCTGGCTCTACCTTTGAGCTGGCCGAACACCCGGAAGGCGACCTCAATGGCGAGGTGCTGGTGGTCCGGGTCCGACACGAGGGACGCCGCCAGGAAGTGGTGGGCGACGTGGACGCGCTGGAGGAGTCCTATCGCAACCACTTCATCGCCTTGCCAGCGGGAGCGCCGTACCGGCCTCGGCTGGCGACGCCCGTGCCCCACATCCTCGGCATCCAGACGGCGACGGTCGTCGGCCCCTCGTCGGAGGAGACACAGCCAGACACGCACGGCCGCATCAAGGTCCAGTTCCACTGGGACCGGGACGGGAAGTCGGACGACAAGAGCTCCTGCTGGGTGCGCGTGGGGCAGGCGTGGGCGGGTGCGGCGTGGGGCGCGAACTTCATCCCTCGCGTGGGGCAGGAGGCCGTGGTGCGCTTCCTGGAGGGCAACCCCGACAAGCCGCTGGTGGTGGGCGCCGTCTACAACGGCCAGAACCCACCGCCCTTGGGCCTGCCCGGCGAGAAGACGAAGAGCACCGTGCGCACGGACTCGAGCCCCGGTGGCGGTGGCTTCAACGAGGTCCGCATCGAGGATTCCGCGGGCAGCGAAGAGGTGTTCCTCCATGCCCAGAAGGACGAGGACCTCGACACGCTCAACGACAAGTCCCAGCGAGTGGGAGGGATGGAGTCGCTGCTCGTGGAGAAGGACCGCTCGCGCGACATCGTGGGCAAGCAATCCCTCTCCGTCAAAGGGGATGACGCGTCCACGGTGGAAGGCTCGCAATCGTTGCGGGTGGCGATGAATCGCGAGACGCGCACCCTGGGCGACCACTCGGAAGAGGTGGATCGGAATCAATCCATCACGGTGATGGCGGTCCACGCGTTGAACGTGAAGATGGCGGCGGCGACCTCGGTGGGAGCCGCCGCGGCGCTCGGGGTGGGCGGGGGATATGGCATCAACGTCGGCGGAGCCTCCAACATCGCCGTGCTGGGCGCTCGCGCGGAGACCGTGGGAGGCATGCGCTCCGAGTCCGTGGGCGGAGCGCGTTCGGAGATGGTCGAGGGGGCGAAGACCTCTCGCGTGTTGGGCGACGTCACCGAGGAGGTGAAGGGCGGGCTCAGCCAGGTGGCGGAGAAGGGCCGTCAGGACGACGTGGGGAAGAACCACCTCTCCGAGGTGAAGGGCCCCATGGCGACGGGGGCAAAGAAGCTCCAGTTGAAGTCAGACGAGATGGCCGTCGTGGTGAACAGCGAGCTGGCGCTGCTCATCAACAAGTCCGGGACGGTGAAGCTCTTCGCCAAGTCGCTCACGGTGGATGGGAAGAACATCAAGCTGAAGGGGAAGAAGATAAAGAAGGAGTCCTCGGGGAGCGGAAAGCGCAAGCCTTTCAAAGAGGTGCTGGACGAGTCCGTGGCCGAGACGATGCGAGAGTATGGCCCGGAGGGAGGTCCCCTGAGCCCCGCCGATGCGAAGGCCTTCACGGAGGGGAAGTACACGATGAAGGTCCTGAAGAAGGACGTGACGGTGCATCGGTTGTTCGGGGGAGAGAGCGCCGCGCAGGGGCGCTGGGTGACGGCGGGGACTCGGCCCACGGGGCTCGAGGGGAAGATTCGCATGGCGCTTCGTCCCGAGTGGGGGAACACCGCGACGGAGTCCGCGTCGATGACGCTCAAGGCGGGGACGGTCCTCTACGAAGGCGGGGTGGCGGGGCAGGGCTTGGGGTACTCGGGAGGCGCGACGCAGATTCTCATCAAGACTCCGCCGCAGGCCGCGGGCGAGTTCTTGAAGGCCGTGTTCATGTGA
- a CDS encoding type VI secretion system Vgr family protein, with the protein MTIATAPLAASQSEFDFEAGPHGAGELAVLSFKGTEALNALYSVEVDLVPGPDVVVDAQSLLGEPALLTVQLGDGSARFFHGIIAHWSTWDVGATGERKRHRARVVPRLWTLKYMKRSRIFQNLSVPDIAQKVLKDGNVEFRLALSGSYSKREYCVQYRESNLDFLLRLFEEEGIVFFFEHGQGGHTLVLTDAPSAHEPLVGESKLVFREESRMVAGADSVQTFSSRLEIQPGAVMLRDYNFLTPAVDLSTDAQSDDGDAVLEVYDYPGRYSDAGGGKSYSKIRLEELRARAETATGTSASRRLTPGYVFELDEHPRPALNGEYLILSVSHEGRQPEVLVDVRSVQGGGESSGYRSEFTCQRSSVPFRPERRTERPRIGGAQTAVVVGPAGEEIHTDEHGRIKVQFHWDREGKGDDKSSCWIRVSQAWAGPGWGALYLPRIGQEVVVEFLEGDPDRPLVTGSVYNGHNPPPLSLPDEKTKSTLRSSSSPGGDGFNELRFEDAAGSEEVFFHAQKDFNIVVENDKSQKVGGNETLRVEKDRSREVLGNQKLSVGKDDSSVVGGNQTLDVTKDRSTTVGGNHTEAVTGSQSISVGGTQTTTVTLASTENVGLGKALNVGGGYAINVGAAMNEIVVGLKSEQVGGAKVEMVGAKKSEMVKGSRTMQVGGDLSETVGKKRNLKVTKDFLVNVNAAMTVKAKDTYALGAKEIVLSAEEQFTLKVGSATIQVKKNGDVVIKGAKVEMTASGDIIMKASKIGEN; encoded by the coding sequence ATGACGATTGCCACCGCGCCCTTGGCGGCGAGCCAGTCGGAGTTCGATTTCGAAGCGGGCCCTCATGGAGCGGGGGAGCTGGCGGTCCTTTCCTTCAAGGGGACCGAGGCGCTCAACGCGCTCTACTCCGTGGAGGTGGACCTGGTGCCAGGCCCGGACGTCGTCGTCGACGCCCAGTCCTTGCTGGGGGAGCCCGCGCTGCTCACCGTGCAACTGGGGGATGGGTCCGCCCGGTTCTTCCACGGCATCATCGCGCATTGGAGCACCTGGGACGTGGGCGCCACCGGAGAGCGCAAGCGTCATCGCGCCCGGGTGGTCCCCCGGCTGTGGACGCTCAAGTACATGAAGCGCAGCCGCATCTTCCAGAACCTCTCGGTACCGGACATCGCCCAGAAGGTCTTGAAGGACGGCAACGTCGAGTTCCGGCTGGCGCTCTCCGGGAGCTATTCCAAGCGCGAGTACTGCGTGCAGTACCGCGAATCCAACCTGGACTTCCTGCTCCGCCTCTTCGAGGAGGAAGGCATCGTCTTCTTCTTCGAGCACGGCCAGGGAGGCCACACGCTGGTGCTCACGGATGCGCCGTCCGCGCACGAGCCGTTGGTGGGGGAGTCCAAGCTGGTCTTCCGGGAGGAGAGCCGGATGGTGGCGGGCGCGGACTCGGTGCAGACGTTCTCGTCTCGACTGGAAATCCAGCCCGGGGCGGTGATGCTGCGCGACTACAACTTCCTGACGCCGGCCGTGGACCTGAGCACGGATGCGCAGTCGGACGATGGGGACGCGGTGTTGGAGGTGTATGACTATCCGGGGCGCTATTCGGACGCGGGGGGCGGAAAGAGCTACTCGAAGATTCGCCTGGAGGAACTCCGGGCGCGCGCGGAGACGGCCACGGGGACCAGCGCGAGTCGAAGGCTGACGCCTGGGTATGTCTTTGAGCTGGATGAGCATCCTCGGCCCGCCCTCAATGGCGAGTACCTGATTCTGTCGGTGTCGCACGAGGGCCGTCAGCCCGAGGTGCTGGTGGATGTGCGCTCGGTACAGGGGGGAGGGGAGTCGTCTGGGTACAGGAGCGAGTTCACGTGCCAGCGCTCCTCCGTCCCATTCCGACCCGAGCGCCGGACGGAGCGGCCTCGCATCGGAGGCGCGCAGACGGCGGTGGTGGTGGGGCCCGCTGGAGAAGAAATCCACACGGACGAGCACGGACGCATCAAGGTCCAGTTCCACTGGGACCGGGAAGGGAAGGGCGACGACAAGAGCTCGTGCTGGATTCGCGTGAGCCAGGCCTGGGCGGGACCAGGGTGGGGGGCGCTGTACCTGCCTCGCATCGGCCAGGAGGTGGTGGTGGAGTTCCTGGAAGGGGACCCTGACCGTCCCCTGGTGACGGGCAGCGTCTACAACGGACACAATCCTCCGCCGCTGTCGCTGCCGGACGAGAAGACGAAGAGCACGCTGCGCTCGAGCTCGAGTCCTGGAGGCGATGGGTTCAACGAGCTGCGCTTCGAGGATGCCGCGGGCAGCGAGGAGGTGTTCTTCCACGCGCAGAAGGACTTCAACATCGTCGTGGAGAACGACAAGTCCCAGAAGGTGGGGGGCAACGAGACGCTGCGCGTGGAGAAGGACCGGAGCCGGGAGGTGCTGGGCAACCAGAAGCTCTCGGTGGGCAAGGACGACTCCAGCGTGGTGGGAGGCAACCAGACGCTGGACGTGACGAAGGACCGCTCGACCACCGTGGGAGGCAACCACACGGAGGCCGTCACGGGGTCGCAGTCCATCAGCGTGGGAGGGACCCAGACGACGACGGTGACGCTCGCGTCCACGGAGAACGTGGGGCTGGGCAAGGCGCTCAACGTGGGTGGGGGCTACGCCATCAACGTGGGGGCGGCCATGAACGAGATTGTCGTCGGACTCAAGTCCGAGCAGGTGGGTGGGGCGAAGGTGGAGATGGTGGGGGCGAAGAAGAGCGAGATGGTGAAGGGCAGCCGGACGATGCAGGTCGGCGGCGACCTGAGCGAGACGGTGGGGAAGAAGCGGAACCTCAAGGTGACCAAGGACTTCCTCGTCAACGTGAATGCCGCGATGACGGTGAAGGCGAAGGACACCTATGCGCTCGGCGCGAAGGAGATTGTCCTGTCCGCCGAGGAGCAGTTCACGCTCAAGGTCGGCAGCGCCACCATTCAGGTGAAGAAGAATGGAGACGTGGTCATCAAGGGCGCGAAGGTGGAGATGACGGCGAGCGGCGACATCATCATGAAGGCCTCGAAGATTGGGGAGAACTGA
- a CDS encoding S41 family peptidase, producing the protein MSSIRRLVLHGASRARRGQRSFRLTAVLFSLTGGGAWAQPGPSADNWCDFARAGPTTPLPAPVALSAAHAQVRFFGTGPSYSDADLALVGVLERGPVDWDAATRRYADSLDGVCALEASSRTLGPARVFAVGPLAVIRPGTGELPLPRHARVAVIDLRELPEAPGLEEALARAISAVSTAPVARLSERVRHHVGMADELSAESEYSGFINFVDLRARAPHAATGRAELPVMLLTGPTLAPSAARFAVDLRMARRAWLVGAAVHTSVAESKWMPVGARGVLVRTARLEDAQGAAPGLIPADFGEGLARPESLPSMQALQAAALLGTPAPVDRTASVMRNAPPKRVPPEVVPAEASSGIARAGLVILHGATRLFFPYFATVGDGIDGRLLETLASVDAEPVTKREQTQRLLLRFSEVLQDGHGFVFAPGAPPPVGYFGVVLEQVAGEPVIRRSMVTEVHPGDAVTSVDGQPMSEWLATEQARAAAATPGYKHDVAIRRLLRLNGPTTFGLRGVDGATRFVRVQPQPRMVTGPASLRGAGDLADLGAPELHYINMAHEVLTTPEEFQTALTAAQGASGLVVDMRGYPGVNTYQAAQRLIPTTFSTPFFRTPVWSGPGAFEMREEVYELEPLSSPSYAGPMVLLVGPRSVSAAENFSMMLTGARRVTVIGRRSAGTNGNITQLMLPGRMTAMFTCMEMLNTDRSRFHGVGIVPDIEVAPTALDLSTGNDPELRRAIAFLRTGQ; encoded by the coding sequence ATGTCGAGCATCCGTCGCCTCGTTCTCCACGGCGCCTCCCGGGCGCGTCGCGGCCAGAGGTCGTTTCGACTCACCGCTGTCCTGTTCTCGCTGACAGGTGGAGGCGCCTGGGCACAGCCGGGGCCGTCCGCCGACAACTGGTGCGACTTCGCCCGGGCGGGTCCCACCACTCCGCTGCCCGCCCCCGTCGCGCTGTCGGCGGCCCATGCCCAGGTGCGCTTCTTTGGCACGGGGCCCAGCTACAGCGACGCGGACCTGGCACTGGTCGGCGTGCTGGAGCGTGGCCCCGTGGATTGGGATGCCGCCACCCGGCGCTACGCGGACAGCCTGGACGGTGTCTGTGCGCTGGAGGCGTCGTCCAGGACGCTGGGGCCCGCTCGAGTCTTCGCGGTGGGGCCCCTCGCGGTCATCCGCCCGGGCACGGGTGAGCTCCCACTGCCCCGACATGCGCGCGTGGCGGTCATCGACCTGAGGGAGCTCCCGGAGGCTCCGGGTCTCGAGGAGGCGCTGGCCCGAGCCATCAGCGCGGTCAGCACCGCGCCTGTCGCGCGCCTCTCCGAGCGGGTCCGACATCACGTCGGGATGGCGGACGAGCTGTCGGCCGAGAGCGAGTACAGCGGCTTCATCAACTTCGTGGACCTCCGCGCCCGCGCACCGCATGCCGCGACGGGACGGGCCGAGCTCCCGGTCATGCTGCTCACGGGCCCCACGCTGGCGCCCTCGGCGGCCCGTTTCGCCGTGGACCTGCGGATGGCCCGGCGTGCCTGGCTCGTGGGGGCTGCTGTCCACACGTCGGTCGCGGAGTCGAAGTGGATGCCCGTCGGAGCGAGGGGCGTGCTCGTGCGCACCGCACGACTGGAGGACGCGCAGGGGGCGGCCCCCGGCCTCATTCCCGCCGACTTCGGTGAGGGGTTGGCCCGTCCCGAATCACTCCCATCCATGCAAGCGCTCCAGGCCGCCGCTCTCTTGGGGACGCCCGCGCCGGTGGACCGCACGGCGTCAGTCATGCGCAACGCTCCCCCCAAGCGAGTCCCTCCCGAGGTTGTTCCCGCGGAGGCCTCATCGGGCATCGCCCGGGCGGGGCTCGTCATCCTCCACGGTGCCACGCGGCTGTTCTTTCCCTACTTCGCGACGGTGGGGGATGGCATCGATGGTCGCCTGCTGGAGACGCTGGCCTCGGTGGATGCCGAGCCCGTCACGAAGCGCGAGCAGACGCAGCGACTGCTCCTTCGCTTCTCCGAGGTCCTCCAGGACGGGCACGGCTTCGTCTTCGCACCGGGGGCGCCGCCGCCGGTGGGCTACTTCGGCGTCGTTCTGGAGCAGGTGGCTGGAGAGCCGGTCATCCGCCGCTCCATGGTGACGGAGGTCCACCCTGGCGACGCGGTGACGAGCGTCGACGGCCAGCCGATGTCGGAGTGGTTGGCCACGGAGCAGGCGCGGGCCGCGGCCGCGACGCCGGGCTACAAGCATGACGTCGCCATCCGGCGGCTGCTGAGGCTGAATGGCCCCACCACCTTCGGGCTGCGCGGCGTGGATGGCGCCACGCGCTTCGTGCGGGTCCAGCCCCAGCCGCGGATGGTGACGGGCCCCGCGTCGCTCAGAGGCGCGGGCGACCTCGCGGACCTCGGCGCGCCGGAGCTGCACTACATCAACATGGCGCACGAGGTGCTGACGACCCCGGAGGAATTCCAGACGGCGCTCACCGCCGCGCAAGGGGCCAGCGGCCTGGTGGTGGACATGCGGGGCTATCCGGGCGTCAACACCTACCAGGCGGCCCAGCGGCTCATCCCGACGACGTTCTCCACGCCTTTCTTCCGGACGCCGGTCTGGAGCGGCCCTGGCGCGTTCGAGATGCGGGAAGAGGTGTACGAGCTCGAGCCGCTCTCGAGTCCCTCCTATGCGGGCCCCATGGTCCTCCTGGTCGGCCCCCGGTCGGTGTCCGCGGCGGAGAACTTCTCCATGATGCTGACTGGCGCGCGGCGGGTGACGGTCATCGGCCGTCGCAGCGCGGGGACGAATGGGAACATCACCCAGCTGATGCTTCCCGGGCGGATGACGGCGATGTTTACCTGCATGGAGATGCTCAACACGGACCGCTCGCGCTTCCACGGCGTGGGCATCGTCCCGGACATCGAGGTCGCGCCCACGGCTCTGGACCTCTCGACTGGGAATGACCCGGAACTGCGCCGGGCCATCGCGTTCCTGCGCACCGGCCAGTGA
- a CDS encoding DUF6484 domain-containing protein, which produces MAANDEKPGAERVGSVEVSAQEPILGSRVGRLVSRGAHGVLQVDFEGNPQGPVPARAAVALTPEEWERAVNAHQSVVLLFEKGDPGLPLVMGVVQAPSETPLLDVMLEERAAKGGPVELRVDGQPRTVKLEAQDELVLRCGKSSVTLRSDGKIVIRGTQVETRASGVNRIKGGSVQIN; this is translated from the coding sequence ATGGCCGCGAACGACGAGAAGCCAGGGGCCGAGCGGGTGGGCTCAGTGGAGGTTTCAGCCCAGGAGCCCATCCTGGGGAGCCGCGTGGGACGGCTGGTCTCACGGGGGGCCCATGGCGTGCTGCAGGTGGACTTCGAGGGCAATCCGCAAGGGCCCGTGCCGGCGCGCGCCGCCGTGGCATTGACTCCCGAGGAGTGGGAGCGGGCCGTGAATGCCCATCAGTCCGTGGTGCTGCTCTTCGAGAAAGGGGACCCCGGTCTGCCCCTGGTCATGGGGGTGGTGCAGGCCCCCAGCGAGACGCCGCTGCTGGATGTGATGCTGGAGGAGCGTGCGGCGAAGGGCGGGCCGGTGGAGCTTCGCGTGGATGGTCAGCCGCGCACGGTGAAGCTGGAGGCGCAGGATGAGCTTGTCCTGCGGTGCGGGAAGAGCTCCGTCACGCTGCGGAGCGACGGGAAGATTGTCATCCGGGGGACCCAGGTGGAGACGCGGGCCTCCGGTGTGAATCGCATCAAGGGCGGTTCGGTGCAGATCAACTAG